A DNA window from Daucus carota subsp. sativus chromosome 3, DH1 v3.0, whole genome shotgun sequence contains the following coding sequences:
- the LOC108210397 gene encoding monooxygenase 1 isoform X3, whose amino-acid sequence MNKLGGTENEVQHEIVIVGAGICGLATALALHRKGIKCIVLERLESLIYTGGAITIMANGWRALYQLGVDSILKQTAYPILGTKDIWLDKNKQQDMSFMSSEARCLRRNDLINTLYNALPPDVVKFGHQIVSVKLDPQTNYPVLQLQNGNSITAKVLVGCDGAKSVVADFLQLKPTKLAALCSARGVTNYPNGHPFPHEFVRMRRNNTAVGRIPIDSNLVYWFVAHPWVPTDTNISQDRELIRQNTLQVVKSFPKETVEMIKNTDSDSLSFTRIRYRRPWDLLLGSFRQGTVTVAGDAMHVMGPFIAQGGSAGLEDAVVLVRNLAKKMSIIPTDPRSIGEALDEYVKERRMRVVRMSTQSYLTGKLITESTPLLVKFACIILMILLFRDGSGHTKYDCGTL is encoded by the exons ATGAATAAGTTGGGAGGCACGGAAAACGAGGTGCAGCATGAGATAGTCATAGTTGGTGCTGGAATTTGTGGGCTTGCCACTGCACTTGCCTTGCACAG GAAAGGTATAAAATGCATAGTTTTGGAAAGATTAGAGAGCCTGATATACACTGGGGGAGCCATTACTATTATGGCTAATGGGTGGCGTGCTTTATATCAACTTGGTGTTGACTCCATCCTTAAACAAACTGCTTATCCTATACTAGG GACAAAAGATATATGGCTTGACAAGAACAAGCAGCAAGATATGTCATTCAT GAGCAGTGAGGCTCGTTGCCTGAGGAGAAATGATCTTATTAACACCCTGTACAATGCTTTACCACCTGATGTGGTAAAGTTTGGACATCAAATTGTCTCAGTGAAACTGGATCCTCAAACTAATTATCCAGTTCTTCAGCTTCAAAATGGAAATTCTATAACAGCCAAG GTTTTAGTTGGGTGTGATGGAGCCAAGTCAGTGGTTGCTGATTTCCTTCAGCTCAAGCCTACAAAACTAGCTGCACTTTGTTCTGCTAGAGGGGTAACCAACTATCCTAATGGGCATCCATTCCCTCACGAGTTTGTCCGTATGAGGAGAAACAACACTGCCGTGGGTCGAATCCCAATTGATAGTAATTTGGTTTACTGGTTTGTTGCTCACCCATGGGTGCCAACAG ATACCAACATTTCTCAAGACAGAGAACTAATAAGGCAAAATACTCTACAAGTAGTTAAAAGTTTCCCAAAAGAAACCGTGGAAATGATAAAGAACACAGACTCCGACTCACTTTCTTTCACACGTATAAGATACCGTAGACCCTGGGATTTACTACTGGGAAGCTTCCGCCAAGGAACAGTGACAGTAGCTGGAGATGCCATGCATGTAATGGGTCCTTTCATTGCACAAGGCGGTTCAGCAGGTTTAGAAGATGCCGTCGTACTTGTCAGAAACTTGGCCAAGAAAATGTCGATCATTCCAACTGATCCAAGGAGTATTGGAGAAGCACTAGATGAATATGTGAAGGAGCGGAGGATGAGGGTTGTTCGAATGTCTACACAATCCTACCTTACTGGTAAACTGATAACTGAATCTACTCCACTGCTAGTAAAGTTTGCTTGTATTATCCTCATGATCCTTCTCTTCAGGGATGGTAGTGGTCACACTAAATATGATTGTGGAACTCTTTGA
- the LOC108210397 gene encoding monooxygenase 1 isoform X4 — protein sequence MPINRLSRTDQIGGLKLHWSSEARCLRRNDLINTLYNALPPDVVKFGHQIVSVKLDPQTNYPVLQLQNGNSITAKVLVGCDGAKSVVADFLQLKPTKLAALCSARGVTNYPNGHPFPHEFVRMRRNNTAVGRIPIDSNLVYWFVAHPWVPTDTNISQDRELIRQNTLQVVKSFPKETVEMIKNTDSDSLSFTRIRYRRPWDLLLGSFRQGTVTVAGDAMHVMGPFIAQGGSAGLEDAVVLVRNLAKKMSIIPTDPRSIGEALDEYVKERRMRVVRMSTQSYLTGKLITESTPLLVKFACIILMILLFRDGSGHTKYDCGTL from the exons ATGCCAATAAATAGGTTAAGTCGGACAGATCAAATTGGTGGCTTGAAGCTCCACTG GAGCAGTGAGGCTCGTTGCCTGAGGAGAAATGATCTTATTAACACCCTGTACAATGCTTTACCACCTGATGTGGTAAAGTTTGGACATCAAATTGTCTCAGTGAAACTGGATCCTCAAACTAATTATCCAGTTCTTCAGCTTCAAAATGGAAATTCTATAACAGCCAAG GTTTTAGTTGGGTGTGATGGAGCCAAGTCAGTGGTTGCTGATTTCCTTCAGCTCAAGCCTACAAAACTAGCTGCACTTTGTTCTGCTAGAGGGGTAACCAACTATCCTAATGGGCATCCATTCCCTCACGAGTTTGTCCGTATGAGGAGAAACAACACTGCCGTGGGTCGAATCCCAATTGATAGTAATTTGGTTTACTGGTTTGTTGCTCACCCATGGGTGCCAACAG ATACCAACATTTCTCAAGACAGAGAACTAATAAGGCAAAATACTCTACAAGTAGTTAAAAGTTTCCCAAAAGAAACCGTGGAAATGATAAAGAACACAGACTCCGACTCACTTTCTTTCACACGTATAAGATACCGTAGACCCTGGGATTTACTACTGGGAAGCTTCCGCCAAGGAACAGTGACAGTAGCTGGAGATGCCATGCATGTAATGGGTCCTTTCATTGCACAAGGCGGTTCAGCAGGTTTAGAAGATGCCGTCGTACTTGTCAGAAACTTGGCCAAGAAAATGTCGATCATTCCAACTGATCCAAGGAGTATTGGAGAAGCACTAGATGAATATGTGAAGGAGCGGAGGATGAGGGTTGTTCGAATGTCTACACAATCCTACCTTACTGGTAAACTGATAACTGAATCTACTCCACTGCTAGTAAAGTTTGCTTGTATTATCCTCATGATCCTTCTCTTCAGGGATGGTAGTGGTCACACTAAATATGATTGTGGAACTCTTTGA